One Paramisgurnus dabryanus chromosome 9, PD_genome_1.1, whole genome shotgun sequence genomic window, TTCACCAAAAATGAATAAAGTGATAAGGGTTTGAAACGCAAATAAAAAATGGTTGAATTTACTTGCAGTCTGCAGGTACGTCTGTAAAGACACGCAACAGAAATTCTCCCTGCAAGAGGGAGTCAAAGGTTGTGGGAATGATGACATAGCGGCCCTCCTTCAGATCCTTGCGCACGAACACACTGCGAGAGTTAATGTAGGTAGAGCTGCCCACCGTCTTCTGGATCGAATGCATACGATACTTCCTATTGAGCTCAACCTGTCAGAAAAAACATCAAGACTATAATTATTCGATGAAGTATAACATATTTGTATCaatcaatattattattattattgttgtttagGTAAATAACAGTTATGCAGGATTTTACAGTACATACTTTTTGTATATCAAAGCCGATAGCCAGATTCTCTCCTTTTCCCTCTTTGGGTCGAGCTCGTCTGTCCTGCTGTTGTAGGCAGATCAAAACCTCATCCTCCGCTTTATTCACATCAAACACATACTGCAAAAATAGAGTAACACACTTTTGAGTACACCAATAGACCTCAACACACACAACATGACTTCTGAGCGCCCGACGCACCTGTGGGTTCTGGAGGAAGGTGGCTTTGTGGTTGATACAGCCTCCGGATCGGTTTTGTAAAGGGTCATCGTGACGAGACCAGGAGCCACGCATCACTGCCTCCTCCCAGGTCTTGTGAATGCTCAGGTATGATGTATTTATCAGTCGACATAGTATCAGATCTGTGAAGTACTTACAGAAATCTTCAAAATTCATCCTGTAGGACAGTAATGAGTGATGAAAATACAGTTGACGTTTGGATGACAAAATGACATTTGGCATTACATTACACATATAAGTCTTAACCAGCACTAATCTTGACAAACCATGCATCATTGGAAGGCTCTTGGTTTCACCATTTTGCAAAACTAATGATATAGTACGAgtaattttctaaaatgttacTGGCCAACAGGTGGGCCTAAGGTGTTTTTACATATCTATTATTagatacagggttcccacaccgtagttaacttcaaattcaaggacctttcaaggactttccagatccaataccctcaaattcaaagaataaatgtggggacacatttcaagtgagagcatcgtgttaccttttaagatgcattgttacagttcccttttgagggaactcgcgctgcgtcactgcggtgacactttggggacgcctcaaggggtaagtgtgtctgaatgtgtatgtcaaattcaaccaatggtgaggcttaatgacaaagacagggtgacgagagaaccaggaagtatatcgctatctgaaatattgccaaagacgacgttacagggacgcaggtaGTAttgcaagggagacgcagcgtctcgttcccttctcaaggaacaacagttacatacgtaacccgagacgttttcatgtggcaaacacaactatgcaaactATGGAAATTCAAGGCCATGGgaagttttaaaaaatgtatatacatagGATATTacaattatgaatatataataattatgggGTGAGTCACTAATAAATTTCTATTATCAAAtgaccttgaaatatgaaaactacatagagctttccaacaatatatagttagtttgtcaagattatttCAGTTTTATATGATAtttataaatctttaaaaatctgATGATAGAAATGTAATAGTGAcagtcattttgttaaatatcaCCACCCCGTAGAAATACATatgaattattatatatttataactcTGATATCctattataaagtttaaaaaatcttgacaaactcaatatatcactggaaagctcCAAGAATgaagtttttatatttcaaaatattttttcattaatAATGATGCAGTGAAGGTCATTTATTAAactgttgacacctagtggccttagctggtaaaaccactaaaagtgtgtcaaaaacacattatttgtgattttaatttaaaatctgGAAAGACTCATGGCCTTATTTTCATAGTATATGggagtaaaacatttacatgttatatacatatatactttattgcattatttttatttttaaaaataacttaaacttctattactatttttttatttaatattcacaacTCCAGACACTTCAGTAAAAAAACTTtgaagtgtcttctttaaaaagaGACCTAGATTTTGCTTCTAAACCAAAGAACggcaacattaaattaattcgAAGGTCAAAAATAGGGGGTgacagttaaagggttaaaaccCAAAAATGATCACTTGTATACACATGATAAACACTGCATGACTTTGACAGATTTTATTGGTCTGTTACAagctgtaaaaataaaaaaaaacatacagtgACATCTGTATGTATAAAGCAAATTTTGTTTAACATTTTGATGTCTTATAAAGAGCCATAAAGGACCATAGACTCACCAAAATTCACCATCATCTGCTACGGTAACACCCAGCTTCTCTCTTTCACTTTTACTGACTTGTTTCCATTCCTCAGAGCTGaagaaacaagaaaaaaacattaaaatgcattaatcTTATAAACTGCTTAATGGAAGGATATGGgttcaaaacatacaaaaatttATACATTACAGTAATGCACTTAAAAAGTGATGTCTCTGGCCAAGACTTTCAGCTTTAAAAGCAGAAATATGAAGCTTGTATTGTTATTTTACATCTGATGCATGTGTTATTTGAGATGTAATGCTTTTAGTGATGGGACGGCTGTTATAGACAGACAAACTTCTGGTTGGTTACACTTTACTAGGATTAGTTCTGTGACTGGAGCTTTTAGTAAAGTATGTAAACATTACATATCATGTAATATTGCCATGTTTACAGACTTTAAATTGTCATGATACGTTGTAAACACAAGATTagtaattgttttttattgacACTAGTTTTATGTTCATACACatgggcggtttcccggacagggtttagataaaTCCAGGACAAGACATAagttatatttaagtagtttttacaaacataccttaaaaAGATATCTCAGGGCAAGATGCTTTTAAGTTAAGGCAGTTCATTTTAGACTTGGACTACGATAAGCCTGTCCTATAATTTTAAGGGGTGTTTTCACAAACAGgatttatcctagtcccagactaaaatgcatgcttaatttaaaaacaccttgcattgacatatttcaaaatgtatcagTGCCATTGTCTCAAGTTGCACACCTTGGATCACAGACAAATTGTATTGCATTAAAAAATCATCATATTGGCTTAAGGAGTCAATGTTAAATCTACACTTGGAAAAGAGTAAATATTCAAATAAAGGTCCTGTTTGGCAACCCCTATTATCATATTTCTCTACCATAAATGCACTTCCTGGGGAGCAATGAGGCGTACTTTCGTATcatacttacattttacttatgtattggtatataaagacagtttaaacaaatttggaaAAAGTGTTTTAGACTTTTTTTAGACATAAACCTGCCTACTCTGCCTTtactaataataaattattttttgcaccgggaacatttctttaaaacaaattttttattgtttttatgtttgtatTACCACATTTCATCCAGATGGGGGCAGTATGAGTACAGAAATACCCTGAGAATATTTGTTTGGAAACAAAAAGTCTTTGTGTTCAGTCAGACCACACTTAACATATCATAAACTGCGTCCCAATTCGAAAGCTGTGACTTCCGAATGCTCTGAAGAcagattgcgtcacagcagtgCGACTGAAGTCCGTCCCAAATCGAAGGATGCTTCAGCCTCAATTCAGTCTCAAAATGTGTCTGGCTTTCTTAAAGCAGCGAAGATTAAAATGAATGAATCCTTCACAGCCTTGGTTATCCTGAGATTCATTGCATGCCTGTAACAGCTGAATATAAAGGCTATATAAaggatattttaaataaataaaagtgtgcatttggcaaaaaaaaaaaaattttttttatattaatgttttgcattaatattatttttgcaaTGCTGTGTATGTTGCATTttacttttgtatatttctggttggttaatttgatatactgtttgtttaatgtaaaatatattagtttattccatatttattttactaataattatttaaatgccTCGTTGGGAGGGAACAGCAAGTGATGCAAATATGGAtccagcctttgaattgggacacagctattgTTTTTTTTCCGTAATATCTTTTTAAAACTAACCCATATAATTTCGAACAACTCAGCAGACCCAGGATAAATGTTAACAGTGTGCAGATTTTGTCTACAAattgtaaaaacattttacatgTTTACATGTACAAGTTGGAGCATTTCTGGTTTTGTGGGTCTCAGATCACAAACTATTTACACAGCAGAATAACATTGGGCAAAACCCCAGCGCTTAATGTCAACCAGTTACACAAACAATGCAATAAATCATCCCGGCTAACATTAATGTAGAAACAGGAAGCTGGAAGGTTTAAAACAGGCCACTGATAAAGTGCTGCACGTCACATCACATGTATCTAAACAACAGTAACATTTCACAGACCTGTCACTCCAAGCTCCATTCCACTCTTTCTGACCCCAGGGGTTTCTCATACGGATCATGGAGAGCTTCTCTGATTTGAAAAACGCCAGCAGACCGGTGCCCAGACGCACTTTCCTCACATCCGTTACGGCGTACGCGTGACCTTTAACCAGGCCGCAGTTCAAACGAGCTTCCATCTCGGACTGAGAAGTTGCCTGAgaagaaaattatgaaatatatgtTACTGATGCAtgccacttttttaaaataacacacaGATCTCATTAATGCAAGCTTAAAAAGGTTCCCATTATGCATTTTACAAGATGATTCTGGTCATTTTCCCTACTGGCCCCCTCAAACCCCGTAGAGCAAATATGGTGCAAGTTGGAAAATAAACTGCACTCAAAGAAAAGCCTTTGGCATGGGATAACATTACAGATGAAGTTTACAGATGAAAAATATTGATACTCTGCCAGAGAGATGTTGCTGTCATTGCTGCAAAAAGAGGACAtaacaaatattattaataatattacattaaagTTAAAAGTGGAACTGTACGACTGActaaacatcaacaaaaagGTTCATATGTTCATGTCTGTCAGGTCTTTTAATACTTTTGGCCACCACTTTATATCTGCAACTTTCATCAAGGGATGTTGTTTggatttttaaagttttaaaatctgttattggtatatttttgtctatctGATGATGGGTGTGTTTTACTTTTAGGTCAATGTTTTTGTTTCTGAATGCTCTTGTTCCTTTCAGTAATAATTGGTGCTGTATTTACAAAGTCATTATTATCAAAATTAATTTTCAAGTCAATATGGCCCATCCCTAGTTCACACGTCCATAATGTCAGTATATTACACAAAATAGCTTTAACAGCGGTGAAAAAGTCCTGGAAACTAGATTATTAGGTCATAGGGCTGATAACTACAGACACAATGGGTGTGATGTATTTATTATCATGACCTTTGAATATGAACAAGCACATTAGTAGTTCCAATAAAtggtttattttagtttataaaagTTTTTTCTATTAAAGAGTCTCTGACTTTGGAGTGGACTTGACTTGTAAATTTACAGAGCTTTCTTATGCTAAAATAGCAAAATTACACACTAAAAATGAGTAgctaaaatgtaaaagaaaatgcattttcacacacacaaacacacacaacgcCAAAACACATGTTTAAGCGGTCTCAACTGAACTGAAAATAATTTacactgacagatcttaaaatatgccagtgccacagatttgtctcaagatataCACCAGTAAAAAAATTCTAAGACATGTTTATAAAAGGTGCTTAAACatcttgggccctatcttgcacccagcgcaattgactttgtcagtgacgcatgtatcattcgtattttgcaccggcgcacagcgtgtttttccctccacagacgcacgtcggcaaactagggaatgaacttgcgctccctgggcaattcagcgcaaaaaaggaggcgtgttccggcgcaaaacatctctgatgctattttgcagtttctaaaaacaattgcgccactgaccagaaaaaaactagtctaaagtcagtggcgcattGCGCagggttcattatgctattttaagggcgcatgcttgaccataatgtatagcgtgcacaacgcgcacacactttgcttatctaatctacacagatgcaacagttatttttgcaaatcataaattgttacaataaaaaatattaacacatgagataagggaaatcatagtggtgagcattgtggtgatagtttttatttattgtgtggctgcgttaaaaaaattctcatgcaaataacgattaaaatattttcataagtttgttatgtggctgtattacgtttattttatgtaaataataattaaaatgttttgtgaacttgatttgtaagagtactttggggttggactgcttgcgtttcttggctttcagcggtgagggtggacgcagcgatgtcctctgctggcgtcaggtcctgtgtaggcagatccacctcccgttacacggcgtgcccgatttatgctggcaagcttgggattcccccgtctcctgacatcattgtagcgcttgcggcgcaatGATGgtgatgccagctgatgagacaactGTGGCTTTTTCCTCTCACCCCTGTTTAACCgatgctgatttgggcgggtttctcctatccacATACagaacaacttctctgtctttgactgctcttacaagaacgtcggtctcctcggctgtgaaccgctcctggcgtgcgcctggtaaatccgtcataataatagcaacccgccatggaacttgcgcccttgcgtttaaagggaatgttggatagcgttctgattggtttatttgacgttacgcccaaaccacacctatgaataatgaacctacttcagaccaaccccttattgatttgcgcctggtgcaagagttatttctcccgccgggaaaatagcaacagcgcccaagatccgcccacaaagtcacttacactttgagcttcgcacttgcgttcagatcgttaaaatagggccccttaATTTAAATAAGGCCTAATCCTGGCTTTAGcttatgctgggtacacaccaaaagataattgGGCTGATTTTGGGCCGATTTCCCCCTTTCCAACAGTCCTAGCTATGTCCcgattatcttgatggttctacaAATTATCTTATtagattttcccttggtgtgaggggtgttaagagtgtccgaaTCTGATCGcgaatcgtaaatattaaacacgTTATATATCCTGATGTGTGGGGGGAACCCAGAGGACACATGCGTGCACGCTCTtgagattatcacgtgaaacaaaacaatatccaatcagaaagcaaGATGATGGAAGACAGAAGCAGTCATGGCGCAgcacaaagtgaagttgatgCAAAGTGAACTTGTACAAACCATGTTCCCCGCTGTCTTCACGACTTCACCCAAACCCCTTTCTTTTATTCCCTTGaatttctgtgaaaatcattccaaatactatcattgaaatttctttctgcatatcgtccgccatgcttattctgaagtTTCGCGAGATTTCCGCGACTctggttgaaaatctgtttgtgtgtggtgtgcaCACACTATAAGAGCAAAACGGTTAAATCTACGATTTTTTTGTCCTaatgtttgtggtctatcacattttgaaaatcttataagatgtaaaaaaatcttttggtgcgTACCCAGCAtgaccttgtctgtgaaaccaggccaaAATGTGACTGTTCATTAGACTCACTCTTATGGAGCAGCTGATCAGACCTCCTCTTTCATGGACCTTCAAAACTCGGTCAAACAGCTGGGTCCTCGCCTCTTCCTCTGTGCTAAACTTTCCTTCCATTAGTTCCATGGGCTCCGACACACCTCCAGTGAAATCCACAAGAGCATCGGCCGTGTTGCCCCCATCCAAAGCCTCATAGCAGCCAGACATCCTGAAAGATGACGGCCCAAGTCAAAAAGGCATGCATTGAGCTTAGGAGAGATTCAGTTTACACCTCTTTTAAAGGAAAAGGTCACCCAAAAATCAATTACTTATACTGAAGACATAATAAATTGTGCATGCTCTCTTGAACACtctttaacaaaagcaaaaactAACATTAAAAGCTTTCTAGAGCCACCTAATGACTTCGTATGAAACAACCTACTTCCCTACTTTTTACAGTAGTAGGCGAGGAGAGTAGTACCCAGATTAACAACTACTTGCGGAAAGATTTTGGAATTGCATTCAATTGTCACTTTACTCCCCATGAGCCCTCGGGAGAGGAGTCACCCAACAAAGACGGAGAGGCGTTGTCATATTCAAAAAAGTGGGAAAGCAATAACACGACTCAATTCCAATGCAAATACATGTAGGGAACAGCTGTtccttgtggttaaattgcgcTTGTTTAACATCATCCAAGTTAACCGCTCACCTGTTGTTATGATGATGTGTGTCATGTGATGATGGATTTCATTCATActaccaatatatatatatacactatatagtacctactgttttaaaggTTGATGAGTATATACTTTATCTAATTTAGTACGTACTATCACAGTATGATGCTTTGGATGCAtggcttttgttattttttgaagagcaaaatatcttcatgataTTTTATCTTCTTTAATATACATCCCAAAAGTTAgtattttccaaaaaaacaGTGTATATTCTTCTGTCACATACTAAATCAGAATAAAATGTGTGGAAATGGTCAGATAAGCATGTTAGACCTCAATGTAGAAGGTGGTAACCAAGTGTCCCTTTGGAGTCTCCAAGTGGCTTTTTTTGGAAAGACACCCAGACATACACTATCAAAAAAGCTTGTAAAAACCCAATTTTTGCTTGTATCAACTTCAAATTTTTAAAATAGACTGTCAAGACCTGTGGTTTTAgatagtgatgcaccgatgtatcggccgccgatatttatcggccgatttttgatgaatttgaaaccatcggcatatcggcaatagcacgagaaaggccgataccaattgtttattaattaactgtgtaaagaaatccattatatgtaaaaaaaaaattgttaatgttgttaataaaataaatgctgaatagcaaaaaccaccttttaaggttgtcatgctgtcttattatattagttttagcttaatttgtgcctctcttattatgttggtcagttgaatgttaattagatccaatccatgttcagtaaaaataatttgatgcagaaataaactagcttatAGACCAGCTGTATAGTATTGCATACAAGTGTTtaaatatcggtatcggcatcggccagaagttgtctgtttaaatcggtatcggtccaaaaaaatcctatcggtgcatccctagttttagATCAATTATATTTTCAGGCTCATTTACCACTGGCTTGTTAATTATTTTGCcatagaaatgtaaaaatggacattttttaaaagagaaaaaatctTGAACGCTGTATTTCAGCTGCCATATCTATGAAATAGTTATTGCTAGAACAGTTCTGCATTTCTAATAGTGAAATTTGAAGTGTAGGCTTTCAAAAGACACCTTGATTATGTTTGCAGACAGTAAGATGCATGAGCAACAGCC contains:
- the capn5a gene encoding calpain-5a, translating into MFSSVKPYEGQQFAALRKECQQNKSLFEDPLFPPVDQSLFYGANRIGKVTWKRPKELCSDPHLFVNGISAHDLNQGQLGNCWFVAACSSLASREALWQKVIPDWKDQEWEDQKPENYAGIFHFRFWRFGDWVDVVIDDRLPTANGELIYCHSNDKNEFWSALVEKAYAKMSGCYEALDGGNTADALVDFTGGVSEPMELMEGKFSTEEEARTQLFDRVLKVHERGGLISCSIRATSQSEMEARLNCGLVKGHAYAVTDVRKVRLGTGLLAFFKSEKLSMIRMRNPWGQKEWNGAWSDSSEEWKQVSKSEREKLGVTVADDGEFWMNFEDFCKYFTDLILCRLINTSYLSIHKTWEEAVMRGSWSRHDDPLQNRSGGCINHKATFLQNPQYVFDVNKAEDEVLICLQQQDRRARPKEGKGENLAIGFDIQKVELNRKYRMHSIQKTVGSSTYINSRSVFVRKDLKEGRYVIIPTTFDSLLQGEFLLRVFTDVPADCKELIVDEPAHTCWTGCCGYPKLVTQVHVHRADGLKAQDADGSSDPYVIISCEGEKVRSSVCKDTQTPEFDVKAVFYRKKPREPIIVRIYNHNILKDSFMGQVALTGDLSDLQPLHTVQLRDKNNRPSNDVSGMLSVSLKTSDVLTNI